A part of Eubacterium sp. AB3007 genomic DNA contains:
- a CDS encoding LysR family transcriptional regulator: MDIMRARYFLQVAKYESMTRAARELHIAEPAISLAMKHLAEDVGFALFQKKGRNIQLTEAGKEFYEELTPLIEKLDNVPEAIRHRSKEEPKIIHLNTLACHSLIVGIISAYRKKHQDVRFRLTQNEEETGWDYRISLMPSPVGKWKSVPLYSERIKVAVSAGRDMEEKLSLYQLKDEDMILPPRNTQFGRFAVGQCMEGGFDPRVAYESEDPRAINDLVAAGMGIAFWPVRSWGEPSRGVQLHEIDNPALKRIIYITTGDSKDEKAYKSDFYRYLVGLFSDPGKPREEV, from the coding sequence ATGGATATCATGAGAGCAAGATACTTTCTACAGGTGGCCAAGTACGAAAGTATGACGAGGGCGGCCAGGGAACTGCACATTGCAGAGCCGGCCATAAGTCTGGCTATGAAGCATCTGGCAGAGGATGTAGGATTTGCTTTGTTCCAGAAAAAGGGACGGAATATCCAGCTGACGGAGGCAGGGAAGGAGTTCTACGAAGAACTGACTCCTTTGATCGAGAAACTGGATAACGTTCCCGAGGCCATCCGGCATCGTAGCAAGGAGGAACCGAAGATCATTCATCTCAATACACTGGCATGTCATTCTCTGATCGTAGGTATCATCAGCGCGTACCGGAAGAAACACCAGGATGTGAGATTCCGTCTTACGCAGAACGAGGAAGAGACGGGTTGGGATTATCGGATCTCATTGATGCCTTCTCCTGTTGGCAAGTGGAAATCGGTGCCTTTGTATTCAGAAAGGATCAAGGTTGCCGTCTCTGCAGGAAGAGACATGGAAGAGAAATTGAGTCTTTACCAGTTGAAGGACGAAGATATGATTCTGCCGCCGCGAAACACTCAATTCGGTCGCTTCGCTGTGGGGCAGTGCATGGAGGGGGGATTTGATCCCCGGGTGGCTTACGAGAGTGAGGATCCACGGGCCATCAATGATCTTGTGGCAGCCGGTATGGGAATTGCATTCTGGCCGGTTCGATCCTGGGGAGAGCCTTCCAGAGGAGTTCAATTACATGAGATTGACAATCCGGCGCTTAAGCGTATTATATATATAACAACAGGCGATTCCAAAGACGAGAAGGCATATAAGTCAGATTTCTATCGTTATTTGGTAGGGCTTTTCTCGGATCCTGGAAAGCCGCGGGAGGAAGTATGA
- the glf gene encoding UDP-galactopyranose mutase, with the protein MKYDYLIVGCGLYGAVFARQMTDAGKTVLVVEKRSHIGGNVYTEDVEGIQVHRYGAHIFHTNDRKVWEYVNRFARFNRFTNAPVANFRGEIYSLPFNMYTFNKMWGVVTPQEAAEEIRRQREAAGITEPRNLEEQAISLVGTDIYEKLVRGYTQKQWGRPCDQLPAFIIRRLPVRLTYDNNYFNALFQGIPEEGYTHLVEQLLQGVEVRLNCDYLKEKLSLDALADRIVYTGPLDAYFGYTLGPLAYRSVRFETKVLDMENFQGNAVVNYTDSETPWTRIIEHKHFAFGNQAKTVVSWEYPEEWQPGGEPYYPVNDQANMALCQEYEKLAQAERHVLFGGRLGRYRYYDMDAVIAAALADAEGELK; encoded by the coding sequence ATGAAATACGACTATCTGATCGTCGGATGCGGACTGTACGGGGCGGTATTCGCCAGACAGATGACCGACGCCGGAAAGACAGTGCTGGTAGTGGAGAAGCGTTCCCACATCGGTGGCAACGTGTATACGGAGGATGTGGAGGGAATCCAGGTCCACAGGTACGGAGCGCACATATTCCATACCAACGATAGGAAGGTCTGGGAGTATGTGAACCGCTTTGCGCGTTTCAACCGATTCACCAATGCACCGGTAGCGAACTTCAGGGGAGAGATCTACTCCCTCCCCTTCAACATGTATACCTTCAACAAGATGTGGGGTGTGGTGACTCCACAGGAGGCGGCGGAAGAGATCCGGCGTCAGCGAGAAGCAGCGGGAATAACAGAACCCCGGAACCTGGAAGAGCAGGCTATCTCACTGGTAGGGACGGACATTTATGAGAAACTTGTTCGCGGCTATACGCAGAAGCAGTGGGGACGGCCTTGTGACCAGCTGCCGGCATTCATTATCCGTCGTCTGCCGGTACGACTTACCTATGACAACAATTACTTCAATGCTTTGTTCCAGGGAATCCCAGAGGAAGGATACACCCATCTGGTGGAGCAGCTGCTGCAGGGGGTTGAGGTACGCCTGAACTGTGATTACCTGAAGGAGAAACTCTCCTTGGACGCGCTTGCGGACCGAATCGTCTACACTGGGCCACTGGATGCGTATTTTGGGTACACTCTGGGGCCTCTCGCCTATAGGTCGGTACGGTTTGAGACCAAGGTACTGGATATGGAGAATTTCCAGGGAAACGCGGTGGTGAATTACACCGACAGTGAGACGCCTTGGACCAGGATCATTGAACATAAGCACTTCGCCTTCGGGAATCAGGCGAAGACGGTTGTGAGCTGGGAATACCCGGAGGAATGGCAGCCTGGCGGGGAACCGTATTATCCCGTCAATGATCAGGCGAATATGGCTTTGTGCCAGGAGTATGAGAAACTGGCGCAGGCGGAACGTCACGTTCTCTTTGGAGGACGCCTGGGGCGCTACCGTTATTACGATATGGATGCAGTGATCGCAGCGGCACTGGCTGACGCAGAAGGAGAATTGAAATGA
- a CDS encoding translation factor GTPase family protein, which yields MKGYTSENIRNVALLGHGGCGKTTFLEAALLETGVIKKAGKVEDGNTVSDYDKMEKEKGFSINTSIVPVEWKDTKLNFIDTPGYFDYVGEVNAAMRAAEAAVIMVDAGSGVQVGTEKAWKACERYNMPRMVVINKRDRDEFDFDTTLGQLKEKFGDALVPITLPLEDVDDDLMEAIASADEDLMEKFFEGEEFTKEEIQTGMVKGISEGTIVPVCTTLFQMGQSVAGILDMVQELTPNPLQHAPYEGTDDAGETVERECSVDGAPAAFVFKTIADPFVGKISIMKVVSGKLENGQDMYNDRAGKTERLAKVVCMRGKEQNEVGAIAAGDICAVAKLQYTETGDTLCDKGSQIKFPPVDFASPTYYVAVEADDKNDEEKMGTGLNRLKEEDPSFTVERNAETHQTLLGGQGDMQLNIVMAKLKDRFGVNVHTVPQKIAYRETIKGNSDVQGKHKKQSGGAGQYGDVHIRFSPSQEDGLEFSEELFGGSVPKNYVPAVEKGLLECMEKGPLAGCKCVNIKAVLYDGSYHEVDSNEVSFKLAASLAFKKGIVEANPCLLEPIMHMDIYVPDDYMGAVMGDMNKRRGSILGMEPQANGEQKLMAEAPQAELFDYALGLRSMTQGRGRFEMHFERYQEVPKQMADKIIAAHAEEEK from the coding sequence ATGAAGGGCTATACAAGTGAAAATATCAGAAACGTTGCGTTGCTTGGACATGGCGGATGCGGCAAGACCACATTCCTCGAGGCGGCACTCCTGGAGACAGGTGTGATCAAGAAGGCCGGAAAGGTCGAGGATGGAAACACCGTATCCGACTATGACAAGATGGAGAAGGAGAAGGGATTCTCCATCAACACCTCCATCGTCCCTGTGGAGTGGAAGGACACCAAGCTCAACTTCATCGATACACCGGGATACTTCGACTATGTAGGTGAGGTTAACGCGGCAATGAGGGCTGCAGAGGCTGCCGTGATCATGGTGGATGCCGGCTCCGGCGTACAGGTCGGTACCGAGAAGGCCTGGAAGGCTTGCGAGCGCTACAACATGCCGCGCATGGTCGTGATCAATAAGAGAGACAGAGACGAGTTCGATTTTGATACCACGCTGGGACAGCTGAAGGAGAAGTTTGGCGATGCGCTGGTTCCCATCACTTTGCCGTTGGAGGACGTGGATGACGACCTGATGGAAGCCATCGCCTCCGCAGACGAGGACCTGATGGAGAAGTTCTTTGAGGGTGAGGAGTTCACCAAGGAAGAGATCCAGACCGGTATGGTCAAGGGCATCTCTGAAGGGACCATCGTTCCCGTGTGCACGACTTTGTTCCAGATGGGGCAGAGTGTAGCCGGGATCCTGGATATGGTGCAGGAACTGACACCCAACCCGCTGCAGCATGCTCCCTATGAGGGTACTGACGATGCAGGGGAGACCGTGGAGAGAGAATGCTCCGTGGACGGTGCTCCGGCAGCTTTCGTATTCAAGACTATCGCTGACCCGTTCGTGGGCAAGATCAGCATCATGAAGGTCGTATCCGGCAAGCTGGAGAATGGCCAGGATATGTACAACGACAGAGCCGGTAAGACCGAGAGGCTGGCCAAGGTCGTCTGCATGAGAGGTAAGGAACAGAACGAGGTAGGAGCTATCGCTGCTGGAGATATCTGTGCCGTTGCCAAGTTGCAGTATACCGAGACAGGTGATACTCTCTGCGACAAGGGTTCGCAGATCAAGTTCCCGCCGGTGGACTTCGCCTCCCCGACTTACTATGTGGCCGTGGAAGCAGATGACAAGAACGATGAGGAGAAGATGGGTACAGGTCTGAACCGTCTGAAGGAAGAGGATCCGTCCTTCACCGTAGAGCGTAACGCAGAGACCCACCAGACTCTCCTGGGCGGCCAGGGCGACATGCAGCTGAACATCGTCATGGCGAAACTGAAGGATCGTTTCGGTGTGAACGTGCACACCGTACCGCAGAAGATCGCGTACAGAGAGACCATCAAGGGCAATTCCGACGTACAGGGTAAACACAAGAAACAATCCGGTGGTGCCGGGCAGTACGGTGATGTACACATCCGGTTCTCTCCGTCTCAGGAGGATGGACTGGAGTTCTCCGAGGAACTGTTCGGTGGAAGTGTACCCAAGAACTACGTACCGGCTGTTGAGAAGGGTCTGCTGGAATGCATGGAGAAGGGCCCCCTGGCTGGCTGCAAGTGCGTCAACATTAAGGCCGTCCTCTACGATGGATCCTATCACGAGGTAGACTCCAACGAAGTATCCTTCAAGCTGGCAGCAAGCCTGGCTTTCAAGAAGGGAATCGTTGAGGCGAATCCGTGCCTGTTGGAGCCCATCATGCATATGGACATCTATGTACCGGATGACTACATGGGCGCTGTCATGGGTGATATGAACAAGCGGCGCGGCAGCATCCTGGGTATGGAGCCACAGGCCAACGGTGAGCAGAAGCTGATGGCAGAGGCGCCGCAGGCAGAACTGTTCGACTACGCGCTGGGCCTGCGTTCCATGACACAGGGTAGAGGTCGTTTCGAGATGCACTTTGAGAGATATCAGGAAGTGCCTAAGCAGATGGCCGACAAGATCATCGCTGCTCACGCAGAGGAAGAGAAATAA
- a CDS encoding Ig-like domain-containing protein: MKKGLRKGLTVLMSLCLIAAFLPMAGGEGTAYAAKSTKSVHLNKTSVRLIQGNKLKLKVKGLQKNAKTGKKPKIKWKSANSKIASVSKKGKVKAKSGGQTVITATIKYSKKKQTHLTCKVNVIRLTSHNASKVWNYVKAHGKYEDENEDGYTYTVGSSPSISIDSALGSSYLEFYYGSRKKTYPDLDTVYMDSQLMNNQFNNYVYVELELGPKPRDVYTLCGRIYGSYDGGARGIVFTTIKDRHWKDYSGFSPTQLQTYKTEAAKSVGRAFRQFNSITKSKTGFTMAQIGFTRWK, from the coding sequence ATGAAAAAGGGATTGAGAAAGGGGCTCACCGTACTGATGTCACTGTGTCTGATCGCAGCGTTTCTGCCGATGGCAGGCGGAGAAGGGACTGCTTATGCAGCCAAATCGACCAAGTCAGTTCACCTGAACAAAACCAGCGTCAGGCTCATCCAGGGGAACAAGCTGAAACTGAAGGTGAAGGGCCTCCAGAAGAACGCCAAGACCGGAAAGAAACCAAAGATCAAGTGGAAGAGCGCGAATAGCAAGATTGCCTCGGTCAGCAAGAAAGGCAAGGTCAAGGCCAAGAGCGGCGGTCAGACAGTGATTACCGCAACCATCAAATACTCCAAGAAGAAGCAGACACATCTGACCTGCAAGGTGAACGTGATCCGCCTCACCAGCCATAACGCATCCAAGGTGTGGAACTATGTGAAGGCGCACGGCAAGTACGAGGATGAGAACGAGGATGGCTACACCTACACCGTGGGCAGCAGTCCTTCCATCAGCATCGACTCGGCACTGGGAAGCAGCTATCTGGAGTTCTACTACGGATCCCGGAAAAAGACTTACCCGGACCTGGACACCGTATACATGGATAGCCAGCTCATGAACAACCAGTTCAACAACTACGTGTATGTGGAACTGGAACTTGGCCCCAAACCAAGGGATGTCTACACCCTGTGCGGCAGGATCTACGGCAGCTACGATGGCGGTGCCAGAGGAATCGTATTCACCACCATCAAGGATCGCCATTGGAAAGACTACAGCGGGTTCTCTCCCACACAGCTGCAGACCTACAAGACAGAAGCCGCGAAGTCCGTTGGCCGTGCCTTCCGGCAGTTCAACAGCATCACCAAATCCAAGACCGGCTTTACCATGGCCCAGATCGGATTTACCAGGTGGAAATAA
- a CDS encoding response regulator transcription factor encodes MKARILVTEDDGDIREGVRILLESEGYEVLEAESGEQCLSLIDEALDLVILDVMMPGMNGIRTCEEIRKSSNVPVLFLTAKDQESDKLLGLMVGGDDYLSKPFSYSELLGRVKAQIRRFHVYKGKDAENVAAEDACIERAGVRLRKDCNRVWVDGGEVMLSDIEYRILMLLISHPEMVFSAKHIYESVWEEPFFHSSASTVMVHIRKLRLKIEKNPQEPVLIKTIWGKGYRFG; translated from the coding sequence ATGAAAGCCAGAATACTTGTAACAGAAGATGATGGAGACATCCGGGAAGGCGTTCGGATCCTGCTTGAGAGCGAGGGTTACGAGGTGCTGGAAGCGGAGAGCGGGGAACAGTGTCTTTCCTTGATCGACGAAGCTTTGGATCTGGTGATCCTGGATGTGATGATGCCGGGAATGAACGGTATTCGGACATGTGAGGAGATCCGAAAGAGTTCCAACGTTCCGGTACTTTTTCTGACTGCCAAGGATCAGGAGTCGGATAAGCTTCTGGGCTTGATGGTGGGGGGCGATGACTATCTGTCCAAGCCCTTCTCCTACTCAGAGCTACTGGGAAGGGTCAAGGCGCAGATCCGGCGTTTTCATGTGTACAAAGGCAAGGATGCTGAGAATGTGGCGGCAGAAGATGCCTGCATAGAGAGAGCGGGTGTACGCCTGCGAAAAGACTGCAACCGTGTCTGGGTCGATGGAGGAGAGGTCATGCTCTCAGACATCGAATACAGAATCCTGATGCTCCTGATCAGTCATCCGGAGATGGTGTTCTCGGCCAAACACATCTACGAGAGTGTGTGGGAAGAGCCTTTCTTCCATTCTTCTGCAAGCACCGTGATGGTACACATCCGAAAATTGCGTCTGAAGATCGAGAAAAACCCACAGGAGCCGGTACTGATCAAAACCATTTGGGGAAAGGGTTATCGATTTGGCTAG
- a CDS encoding histidine kinase dimerization/phospho-acceptor domain-containing protein, translating into MARRNYIKGGLRNESIFSVVIAAIISLIFFYFLHTAGNMLLAHHFADEDVWKDKMADKAQELQSFITKNHLSSHDVREMNRWMQSQKGLFVYISNVGKKELIYDSEDYQGKQITNNESRPHYKLEFSDRQADLQLHWDYADRYFTVALVVEIVLTILLFLLIFLYFVYGKIRDIEHLEEQVGLLESGDLEHRVMIRGKDEIASLAGAIDDMRLALKENIDRSDRLLQANQELVTGMAHDLRTPLTTLLLYLELLQKEKYRDEVQMKQFIDTSMEKGRRIKTLSDDLFRQFLAAGMRQTRKLCTQSLPEAFEDQLSDVIINLEDQGFMVRALVDLPASKCVRVYTDDISRIMENICSNIQKYANAEEPVEIEVVNTGEEAVLRFRNRKTTHEPEEDSTHIGVRNIEIMMRSMGGRCEVKDDETYAISLFFPLFCVLKEAK; encoded by the coding sequence TTGGCTAGACGAAACTATATTAAAGGGGGTCTCCGGAACGAGTCCATCTTTTCCGTGGTGATCGCCGCGATCATATCGCTGATCTTCTTTTATTTTTTGCATACGGCAGGAAACATGCTCCTTGCACATCACTTTGCCGATGAGGACGTGTGGAAGGACAAGATGGCAGACAAGGCGCAGGAACTCCAGTCGTTCATTACGAAGAATCATCTCTCCTCCCACGATGTGAGGGAAATGAACCGATGGATGCAGTCCCAGAAGGGGCTTTTTGTCTATATCAGCAACGTTGGGAAGAAGGAACTGATCTACGACTCAGAGGACTATCAAGGGAAACAGATCACCAACAATGAGAGCCGACCCCATTACAAGCTGGAGTTCTCTGACCGGCAGGCGGATCTACAGCTCCACTGGGATTACGCGGATCGTTACTTCACGGTTGCTCTTGTGGTAGAGATCGTGTTGACGATCCTCCTGTTTTTGCTGATCTTCCTATACTTTGTATACGGGAAGATCAGGGACATCGAGCACCTGGAGGAGCAAGTGGGGCTCCTGGAGTCCGGCGATCTGGAGCATCGAGTCATGATCCGCGGAAAGGACGAGATCGCCTCCCTGGCTGGTGCTATCGATGATATGCGGCTGGCGCTGAAAGAGAACATAGACCGCAGTGATCGGCTGCTTCAGGCTAATCAGGAACTGGTGACCGGGATGGCCCATGACCTGCGCACTCCCTTGACGACATTGCTTCTCTATCTGGAACTGCTTCAGAAGGAAAAGTACCGCGATGAGGTCCAGATGAAGCAATTCATCGACACCTCTATGGAGAAGGGGCGCCGGATCAAGACTTTGTCCGACGATCTCTTTCGTCAGTTCCTGGCTGCGGGAATGCGACAGACGAGGAAACTGTGTACACAAAGTCTTCCTGAAGCGTTTGAGGATCAGTTGTCTGATGTGATCATCAACCTGGAGGACCAGGGTTTCATGGTTAGGGCACTTGTGGATCTCCCGGCGTCTAAATGCGTAAGAGTCTATACGGACGATATTAGTCGCATCATGGAAAACATCTGTTCCAACATACAGAAATACGCGAATGCTGAAGAACCGGTGGAGATAGAGGTGGTGAATACCGGGGAGGAGGCTGTCCTTCGATTCCGAAACAGGAAAACCACCCATGAGCCTGAGGAGGACAGCACCCACATCGGTGTTCGGAACATCGAAATTATGATGCGAAGTATGGGTGGACGTTGTGAAGTGAAGGATGATGAGACGTACGCGATATCGCTGTTTTTTCCGTTATTTTGTGTGTTGAAAGAGGCGAAGTGA
- the yvcK gene encoding gluconeogenesis factor YvcK family protein has protein sequence MKNVVVLGGGTGISSLLRGLKEFPVDVTAIITVSDNGSSTGALKEELNIPAVGDVGKVIMAMANADKDMVDLLGYRFSHGSLENHPIRNILLAALIDLQGDLTEATQYLSRLLGVRGTIYPLTEEKVELVGVGGDREFYGEMEVSENVKKIHRLTYDHDITVRTEITEKIRSADLIILPPGSLYTSIIPHLLSDDVVEAIRDSKAPVMYVANLVTQPGETDDPRLSRHIRVLNRFLRYRKVDVCIANDSPVDPFVVKRYLDTEGKNMLVIDRDKVEEMGCRVISGDVFQLDEEDKVRHHAVKTGYLVFSYIMKVLE, from the coding sequence ATGAAGAATGTAGTCGTTCTCGGCGGTGGCACCGGGATCTCGAGTCTGCTGCGCGGGCTGAAAGAGTTTCCGGTGGATGTGACCGCGATCATTACAGTCAGCGACAACGGCAGCAGTACGGGAGCGCTGAAAGAAGAACTAAACATTCCGGCGGTAGGAGATGTAGGCAAGGTGATCATGGCCATGGCCAATGCGGACAAGGATATGGTGGACCTGCTGGGCTACCGGTTTTCTCATGGATCGTTGGAGAACCATCCGATTCGCAACATCCTCTTGGCGGCGCTGATTGACCTTCAGGGAGATCTGACGGAAGCGACCCAGTACCTGAGCAGATTGCTGGGGGTGCGCGGGACCATCTATCCTCTGACCGAAGAGAAGGTGGAACTGGTTGGCGTAGGCGGAGACAGAGAGTTCTATGGAGAAATGGAAGTTTCGGAGAACGTCAAGAAGATCCACCGGCTCACTTACGATCACGACATCACGGTACGCACGGAGATCACGGAGAAGATACGATCCGCGGATCTGATCATCCTCCCGCCAGGCAGTCTGTACACCAGCATCATTCCCCATCTGCTTTCGGATGATGTGGTGGAGGCGATCAGGGACAGCAAGGCCCCGGTGATGTATGTGGCGAACCTGGTGACACAGCCGGGGGAGACGGATGACCCCAGGCTGTCCCGCCACATTCGGGTGCTGAATCGTTTCCTGCGTTATCGTAAGGTGGATGTATGTATCGCCAACGATTCTCCGGTGGATCCTTTCGTGGTGAAGCGGTATCTGGACACCGAGGGCAAGAATATGCTGGTCATCGACCGGGACAAGGTAGAAGAGATGGGATGTCGGGTGATCTCCGGTGATGTGTTCCAGCTGGATGAGGAGGACAAAGTCCGCCACCACGCAGTGAAGACGGGCTACCT
- a CDS encoding glycosyltransferase family 2 protein, whose protein sequence is MKLMTLAVPCYNSEEYMDKCLDTLLTGGEDVEIIIIDDGSTDRTGEIADSYAEKYPDIVRVIHQPNGGHGEGVNQGLRHATGLYYKVVDSDDWLGEKSLQRILVALKVFEKRGTLPDLLVANYVYEHVEDGTSYSVNYKNVFPVEKLFGWEDVGRFRQSQYLLMHSAIYRTDILRKSRMELPKHTFYVDNIFVFQPLPFVERLYYMDEDLYHYYIGREDQSVNEKVMIGRIDQQIRVTSMMRDFLARYTDPECAGDEACGTAPLPKRLHRYMLHYLSMMYTICTTLLLRDGSQDAMAKESAIWQDLATLYPRLDREIRSTALGRALSLPLPGRRRLIVAGYRLARRIVKFN, encoded by the coding sequence ATGAAACTAATGACACTGGCTGTGCCATGCTACAACTCAGAAGAGTACATGGACAAGTGCCTCGACACACTTCTCACCGGCGGAGAGGATGTGGAGATCATCATCATCGACGATGGTTCCACCGACCGCACCGGGGAGATCGCAGATTCCTACGCAGAGAAATACCCTGACATCGTTCGTGTGATCCACCAGCCAAATGGCGGTCACGGCGAGGGCGTCAACCAGGGACTTCGCCATGCCACCGGCCTCTACTACAAGGTGGTCGATTCGGACGATTGGCTGGGAGAGAAATCTCTGCAAAGGATCCTGGTGGCACTGAAGGTGTTCGAAAAACGTGGCACTCTGCCGGATCTCCTGGTAGCGAACTATGTTTACGAGCATGTAGAGGACGGAACCAGCTACTCCGTAAACTACAAGAACGTCTTCCCTGTGGAGAAACTCTTTGGGTGGGAGGATGTGGGCAGGTTCCGCCAGTCCCAGTACCTGTTGATGCACTCAGCTATCTATCGGACCGACATCCTGCGCAAGAGCAGAATGGAGTTGCCTAAGCACACCTTCTATGTGGACAACATCTTTGTCTTTCAGCCACTCCCCTTCGTAGAGCGACTCTACTACATGGACGAGGATCTCTACCACTATTATATCGGACGAGAGGATCAGAGTGTCAACGAGAAGGTAATGATCGGCCGGATCGATCAGCAGATTCGAGTCACCAGCATGATGCGCGATTTTCTGGCAAGGTACACCGATCCAGAGTGCGCAGGTGACGAAGCCTGCGGGACAGCCCCCCTGCCCAAGCGACTGCATCGCTACATGTTGCATTACCTGAGCATGATGTACACCATCTGCACCACTCTGCTTCTGCGAGACGGCAGCCAGGATGCCATGGCCAAGGAATCTGCCATCTGGCAGGATCTGGCGACGCTGTATCCAAGGCTTGACCGTGAGATCCGCTCCACCGCGCTGGGCCGCGCACTGAGCCTGCCCTTGCCGGGAAGGCGCCGTCTCATCGTTGCCGGATACCGCCTCGCCCGCAGGATCGTGAAATTCAACTGA
- a CDS encoding SseB family protein, producing the protein MNLKEAGWRAIYERLVVLSLNEALTEALKEFPGAEEADHAVCYGYVDHESGLFLEVMAAARMTEEGMAVYPPHPGKRSTVGAAMVDEQEIYIFDDEDAGAHPEYAEKIAQARFLPVSEGVRRSRNMEFLDHLRDQIYVDDLRIYMIKDDMEPEVCWVRIEDLNREEHNLTGRLLGRPKHDFGVEAGDVITFYVQKLEDEKIICCADFDRPETIVKRRADEADPLRRALADFEHDKTYEGINRVIEALRERDVWLPCNTVLSQEEQAKLEALLDEYGEDVEKLNEYIMSSEGEIELVPDILKHEDGSLFLPVFVSPEDMGSYGDRYSKVEKPFLEVLDMVEHHQEDLVGVVINPFTESMIIAKDLFEAVRHGLDVALSATLQQKPASDKLS; encoded by the coding sequence ATGAATCTTAAGGAAGCTGGATGGAGGGCGATCTACGAGAGACTGGTGGTCCTTTCACTGAACGAAGCCCTTACAGAGGCACTGAAAGAGTTTCCGGGCGCGGAAGAGGCAGACCATGCGGTCTGTTACGGATACGTAGACCACGAGTCGGGCCTGTTTTTGGAAGTGATGGCGGCTGCCAGGATGACGGAGGAGGGGATGGCTGTCTATCCTCCACACCCTGGGAAACGGTCCACGGTGGGCGCGGCGATGGTGGACGAACAGGAGATCTACATCTTTGATGATGAGGATGCAGGCGCACATCCGGAGTACGCAGAAAAGATTGCCCAGGCGCGGTTCCTTCCCGTGTCAGAGGGAGTGAGGCGCTCTCGGAACATGGAATTTCTGGATCATCTGCGGGATCAGATCTATGTGGATGACCTGAGGATCTACATGATAAAGGATGACATGGAGCCAGAGGTATGCTGGGTGCGGATCGAGGATCTGAACCGGGAGGAACACAATCTGACCGGCAGGTTGTTGGGAAGACCGAAGCATGATTTTGGTGTAGAGGCAGGGGATGTAATCACTTTCTATGTGCAGAAGCTGGAGGATGAGAAGATCATCTGTTGCGCGGACTTTGACCGTCCGGAGACCATCGTGAAGAGGCGTGCAGACGAGGCAGATCCGTTGCGAAGGGCGCTGGCGGATTTTGAGCACGATAAGACCTATGAGGGGATCAACCGAGTCATCGAAGCACTTCGGGAGAGGGATGTGTGGCTGCCGTGTAACACGGTCCTCAGCCAGGAGGAGCAGGCGAAGCTAGAGGCACTTCTGGATGAGTACGGAGAGGATGTAGAGAAACTGAACGAGTACATCATGTCCAGTGAGGGGGAAATCGAGTTGGTTCCGGATATCCTAAAGCATGAGGATGGATCCTTGTTTCTTCCGGTCTTCGTCTCCCCGGAGGACATGGGCTCATATGGAGACCGGTATTCCAAGGTGGAGAAACCTTTCCTGGAAGTACTGGATATGGTAGAGCATCATCAGGAGGATCTGGTGGGGGTCGTGATCAATCCGTTCACGGAGTCTATGATCATCGCGAAGGACCTGTTTGAGGCCGTGCGCCATGGGCTGGATGTTGCCTTGTCGGCGACGCTTCAGCAGAAACCCGCCAGCGACAAGCTGAGTTGA
- a CDS encoding phosphatase PAP2 family protein codes for METHSILNKLISLAKKYPLLVPVAYALFYFPCFMILEKVPALSGYYTVQFWPDEIMPFIPEFVIPYLSWFLLVPLAVLFFLLTEKDRYFELCFLLFTGMTVCLFIYTVFPTQVALRQPLITEGFCTDLIRMIRETDTSTNVLPSIHVANTVAVMLVASRSRALRGWMKHAVNIWGIMICLSTMFIDQHSIADVLCGCGLAFFLLWVKDQITETYLEHLHAVEH; via the coding sequence ATGGAAACGCATAGCATACTCAACAAACTCATATCACTTGCGAAGAAATACCCTCTTCTGGTACCTGTCGCTTACGCACTGTTCTATTTCCCGTGCTTTATGATCCTGGAGAAGGTTCCGGCTCTGTCCGGGTATTACACCGTTCAGTTCTGGCCGGATGAGATCATGCCCTTCATTCCGGAGTTCGTGATTCCCTATCTGAGCTGGTTTCTCCTGGTGCCTCTGGCAGTATTATTCTTCCTGCTTACAGAGAAAGACAGGTACTTCGAGCTTTGCTTCCTGCTCTTTACAGGCATGACAGTATGTCTGTTCATCTATACCGTCTTCCCGACACAGGTTGCACTCCGTCAACCACTGATCACAGAGGGCTTTTGCACGGATCTGATCCGAATGATCCGGGAGACAGACACTTCCACCAACGTGCTTCCATCCATCCATGTAGCGAACACGGTGGCTGTAATGCTGGTAGCAAGTCGCTCCCGCGCACTGCGCGGCTGGATGAAACACGCAGTCAACATCTGGGGGATCATGATCTGTCTGTCCACCATGTTCATCGACCAACATTCTATCGCGGATGTGCTTTGTGGCTGCGGACTGGCGTTCTTCCTTCTGTGGGTGAAAGACCAGATTACAGAAACCTATCTGGAACACCTGCACGCAGTTGAACATTGA